In the genome of Saprospira sp. CCB-QB6, one region contains:
- a CDS encoding DUF2892 domain-containing protein — MKTRNQIDQSIDELLNRIEQECQEEPDTLLSIHPAHYTTEHLFQLRGRWQQRNREYQRLSRIIFAAGVAAPLFFGLGMLGFWSWAILGLIFFPIAATAFMFFLLGSIWLSAKYKSSGYQQAILKAIDEELKERGQFLEEH, encoded by the coding sequence ATGAAAACGAGAAATCAAATAGACCAATCTATCGATGAATTGCTAAACCGCATCGAGCAAGAGTGTCAGGAAGAACCCGACACCCTACTTAGCATTCATCCAGCCCATTATACCACCGAACACCTCTTTCAGCTGCGGGGACGTTGGCAACAACGCAACCGAGAATATCAACGATTGTCTAGAATTATCTTTGCCGCAGGCGTCGCCGCTCCCCTCTTTTTTGGCCTTGGTATGCTCGGATTTTGGTCTTGGGCCATTTTAGGCCTCATTTTTTTCCCCATCGCCGCCACCGCCTTTATGTTTTTTCTGCTCGGTAGCATCTGGCTATCCGCCAAATATAAAAGCAGCGGCTACCAACAAGCAATCCTAAAAGCCATAGACGAAGAACTCAAAGAAAGAGGACAATTCCTAGAAGAACATTAA
- a CDS encoding RluA family pseudouridine synthase translates to MYLVAEHLVQEEQAGRVYDYAQGLFPLLPSRKSVKKALDKGLLKVNGQAVGTGYYLQTGDVLALWQRPVNQKERELPLEVHYEDDDLALVYKPAGIAVSGYHKHNFQQRFQAGLQPSSAEDALPSPLPVHRLDLPTQGLLLVGKRASSLRFLQAAFAQRKVQKTYLAVVMGRPTQAKGRLDSPVDGKAAETDYRLLWSVPSLRSGQLSLLELRPKTGRKHQLRQQLAQIDCPIVGDKQYGPKGKTLLHKGLFLVSIGLAFPHPAGDQLELSMPAPTKFLRLLERERRQWEKYQPLV, encoded by the coding sequence ATGTATTTAGTTGCGGAACATCTGGTTCAGGAAGAGCAGGCGGGAAGAGTGTATGATTATGCGCAGGGGTTATTTCCTTTGCTTCCCAGCCGAAAAAGTGTAAAAAAAGCCCTAGATAAAGGCCTTTTGAAGGTTAATGGGCAGGCGGTTGGCACGGGCTATTACTTGCAGACAGGCGATGTTTTGGCCCTTTGGCAGCGGCCTGTCAATCAAAAAGAGCGGGAGTTGCCTTTGGAGGTGCATTATGAGGATGATGATTTGGCGCTAGTTTACAAGCCAGCGGGCATTGCCGTTTCGGGCTATCACAAACACAATTTTCAGCAGCGTTTTCAGGCGGGTTTGCAGCCTTCTTCGGCGGAGGATGCCCTGCCCTCTCCCCTGCCGGTGCATCGTTTAGATTTGCCTACACAAGGTTTATTATTGGTGGGAAAACGAGCCTCTTCGCTGCGTTTTTTGCAGGCTGCTTTTGCCCAAAGAAAGGTACAAAAAACCTATTTGGCGGTTGTTATGGGGCGGCCAACGCAGGCCAAAGGGCGGCTCGATAGCCCCGTAGATGGCAAGGCCGCTGAGACTGATTATCGCTTGCTTTGGAGCGTTCCTTCTTTGCGTTCTGGGCAGTTGAGCTTGCTCGAACTGCGGCCAAAAACGGGACGGAAACACCAGCTACGGCAGCAATTGGCCCAGATTGATTGTCCCATTGTTGGCGATAAGCAATATGGGCCAAAAGGAAAGACCCTTTTGCATAAGGGTCTTTTCTTGGTTTCTATTGGATTGGCCTTTCCGCATCCTGCAGGAGACCAACTTGAGCTCAGCATGCCCGCTCCAACTAAGTTTTTGCGCTTATTGGAACGGGAGCGCAGGCAATGGGAAAAATACCAGCCCTTGGTCTAA
- a CDS encoding acyl-CoA thioesterase — MKSYEKEVEIIWADMDPNQHMRHTSYSQYAAHTRISFFAQQGFPLQDLAKKGLGAILLREQSTYIRETQMHEKLSFNMLLKAASEDYTFYTIEQEVRKENGKLAARVVIDGSWIDMQARKITAPWPELVAAVIDELPRHKDFEWKEPTYYRF, encoded by the coding sequence ATGAAATCTTATGAAAAAGAAGTAGAGATCATTTGGGCCGATATGGACCCCAATCAGCATATGCGTCATACTTCTTACAGCCAGTACGCGGCCCACACTCGGATCAGTTTTTTTGCTCAACAGGGTTTCCCTTTACAAGATTTGGCCAAAAAGGGCCTAGGTGCTATTTTGCTCAGAGAGCAAAGCACTTATATCCGAGAAACTCAAATGCACGAAAAGCTTAGTTTTAATATGCTGCTCAAAGCAGCCTCAGAAGACTATACGTTTTATACTATTGAGCAGGAGGTCCGCAAAGAAAATGGCAAATTAGCCGCTAGAGTAGTCATTGACGGGAGCTGGATTGATATGCAGGCCCGCAAAATTACGGCCCCTTGGCCCGAACTCGTTGCCGCAGTTATTGATGAGTTGCCTCGCCACAAAGATTTTGAGTGGAAAGAGCCTACTTATTACCGCTTTTAG
- a CDS encoding bifunctional cytochrome P450/NADPH--P450 reductase, whose product MKSSTANPIPQPPTYPFVKNVLSLDITKPVQSMVALAEKYGGIYRLTVPNDTMIVVSGQEYVKELCDEDRFDKKVFGALAKVRDLTGDGLFTAHTEEPNWGKAHRILTPAFGPHAMQDMFDKMYDVAEQLCLKLERLGSDEPFNIPENMTRLTLDTIALCAFDYRFNSFYQSEMHPFVEAMLYTLHEANQHMRRLPIMNRILYKTRQRYEDQIEYMYTVANKIVQQRKEAGPEGQVNDLLGRMLEGVDPDTGEKLSDQNITYQMVTFLIAGHETTSSMLGFAFYQMLMDPAILQKVKEEVDEVLGHEKLQFHHLSQLKYLDMVLKECLRLWPIAPGFNLKALKDEVIGGYEIKTTDSIFVFLPSLHRDPKVWGEDRHKFNPENFSPENEAKIPPAAYIPFGNGRRSCIGRPFAFQEAKMALAMLIQRFEISLADPNYELILDETLTLKPDEFYLKFKKRADFKQLEDSPKTTTSTPLKLDKTKNVFVQNKQPLHLLYGSNMGSSKKFVEQLAETAKILGYVPSIHSLNEGKALMAKNQGHYVIITASYEGQPTYNAEEFVDWIVEQPEGSLNHVQYSLFGCGNSDWIHSYQAVPRKIDAELQRLGAQPFLTRGEGNAKQNFFASFDQWHDELWPALAKSLGENGQVPIKKNSYKVQLLHDWHAQALGENDFVRAQLLSKKELVQQNSPFASSKIELQIALPEGQSYKTGGYIDILPQNSQANIQRVLRHFQMQHDPYIKLESEEQSVALKLPLDQHIRLSDLLKYYVELQRPASKKLLEEILAQTRCPFSAQGIQQFIDNYEAEVLHKNRSLLSIIEQFPGAKIDLGQFITALPAMRPRTYSISSSVKQSPEKASLVISCIKGEAWSGQGEYQGLASSYLSQVEEGNLLWLRFMPNLPNFPAPKSEDKLICIAAGTGIAPFRAFMQERSLEKTPEKALFFYGCRAKEVDQLYAEEFAQWEKAGWLDLRPVYSRAPEQEDQTYVQHRLWADRDAFWDAWQEGAKIYICGDGEGMAPAVRQCLMDIYQEKTQATEAQALDWLMQIAGKDKRYFTDIFS is encoded by the coding sequence ATGAAGAGCTCCACTGCTAACCCTATTCCCCAGCCACCAACCTATCCTTTTGTAAAAAATGTACTCAGTCTAGACATCACCAAGCCTGTGCAAAGTATGGTAGCACTAGCTGAAAAATATGGTGGAATTTATCGCCTAACTGTTCCTAACGACACCATGATTGTGGTTAGTGGACAAGAGTATGTGAAAGAACTTTGCGATGAGGATCGCTTTGACAAAAAAGTTTTTGGGGCATTAGCCAAGGTACGCGACCTAACTGGAGACGGTCTTTTTACAGCACATACCGAAGAGCCCAACTGGGGCAAAGCCCATCGCATTCTCACGCCTGCGTTTGGTCCACACGCCATGCAAGATATGTTTGATAAAATGTATGATGTAGCCGAACAACTCTGCCTCAAGCTAGAGCGGCTTGGGTCTGATGAGCCCTTCAACATTCCCGAAAACATGACGCGTTTGACGCTAGATACTATTGCGCTTTGTGCTTTCGACTACCGCTTTAATAGTTTTTACCAAAGCGAAATGCACCCTTTTGTAGAAGCTATGCTCTATACCTTGCATGAGGCCAACCAACATATGCGTCGTTTGCCTATTATGAACCGTATACTCTACAAAACGAGACAGCGCTATGAAGATCAAATAGAATATATGTATACGGTGGCCAATAAGATTGTTCAACAGCGTAAAGAAGCAGGGCCAGAAGGGCAGGTTAATGATCTTTTGGGCCGTATGCTTGAGGGAGTAGATCCTGATACTGGTGAAAAGCTCAGCGACCAGAATATTACCTACCAGATGGTCACCTTCCTCATTGCAGGCCACGAAACCACGAGTAGTATGTTGGGGTTCGCCTTCTATCAAATGCTCATGGACCCTGCAATCCTGCAAAAGGTTAAAGAAGAAGTGGATGAAGTTCTTGGGCATGAAAAATTACAGTTTCACCATCTAAGTCAATTAAAGTACTTAGATATGGTCCTCAAAGAGTGTTTACGTCTTTGGCCTATTGCTCCTGGCTTTAACCTCAAAGCACTTAAAGATGAAGTCATCGGTGGTTACGAGATCAAAACCACAGACTCTATTTTTGTCTTTTTGCCCTCTTTACATCGAGATCCCAAAGTTTGGGGTGAGGATCGTCATAAATTTAACCCAGAAAATTTCTCTCCAGAGAATGAGGCTAAAATTCCCCCCGCAGCCTATATCCCTTTTGGTAATGGCCGTCGCTCTTGTATTGGTCGTCCCTTTGCTTTTCAGGAAGCTAAAATGGCTTTAGCAATGCTCATACAGCGTTTTGAAATTAGTTTGGCCGACCCCAATTACGAGCTCATTCTAGATGAAACACTTACCCTTAAGCCTGATGAATTTTATCTAAAATTCAAGAAACGAGCAGACTTTAAACAGCTAGAGGATAGCCCTAAAACAACAACTAGCACTCCTTTGAAGCTAGATAAAACCAAAAATGTTTTTGTCCAAAATAAGCAGCCCCTTCACCTGCTTTATGGTTCTAATATGGGCTCTTCTAAAAAGTTTGTAGAGCAACTAGCCGAAACCGCCAAAATATTGGGCTATGTCCCTAGTATACACAGCCTAAATGAGGGGAAAGCCCTCATGGCCAAAAACCAAGGGCATTATGTTATTATTACAGCCTCTTATGAAGGGCAGCCTACCTATAATGCTGAAGAATTTGTAGATTGGATTGTGGAACAGCCTGAAGGTAGCCTAAACCATGTACAATATAGTCTTTTTGGTTGTGGAAACTCCGATTGGATTCATAGCTATCAAGCGGTTCCCCGAAAAATTGACGCAGAATTGCAGCGCTTAGGTGCTCAGCCTTTTTTAACACGTGGAGAGGGAAATGCCAAACAGAATTTCTTTGCTTCTTTTGACCAATGGCATGACGAGCTTTGGCCTGCTCTAGCCAAAAGTTTAGGAGAAAACGGCCAAGTGCCTATCAAAAAGAACAGTTATAAAGTTCAATTGCTACACGATTGGCATGCACAGGCTTTAGGCGAAAATGATTTTGTCCGTGCTCAATTACTTAGCAAAAAGGAATTGGTCCAACAAAATAGCCCTTTTGCTAGTTCTAAAATTGAGTTACAAATTGCCTTGCCTGAAGGCCAAAGTTATAAAACTGGCGGTTACATTGATATTCTGCCTCAGAATAGTCAAGCTAATATTCAGCGAGTGTTGCGCCATTTTCAAATGCAACATGATCCCTATATCAAATTGGAATCGGAAGAGCAGTCCGTTGCCCTAAAATTACCTTTGGACCAGCATATTCGCCTGAGTGATTTACTTAAGTATTATGTAGAGCTACAACGACCTGCAAGCAAAAAACTACTGGAAGAAATTTTGGCTCAAACTCGTTGTCCATTTTCGGCTCAAGGAATTCAACAATTTATTGACAACTATGAGGCAGAGGTTTTACATAAAAACCGCAGCTTACTTAGTATTATCGAGCAGTTTCCTGGAGCAAAGATTGATCTAGGCCAATTTATTACAGCTTTGCCTGCTATGCGTCCTAGAACCTACTCTATTTCTTCTTCCGTTAAACAATCTCCTGAAAAGGCTAGCTTAGTAATTTCCTGCATTAAAGGAGAAGCTTGGTCTGGACAAGGAGAATACCAAGGCCTAGCCTCTAGCTATCTCAGTCAGGTAGAAGAAGGCAACCTTCTTTGGTTGCGCTTTATGCCCAATTTACCCAACTTCCCTGCTCCAAAAAGCGAAGATAAACTCATCTGTATTGCTGCAGGTACGGGTATCGCCCCCTTTAGAGCCTTTATGCAAGAACGCAGCCTAGAGAAAACGCCAGAAAAAGCGCTATTTTTCTATGGTTGCCGTGCCAAAGAAGTCGATCAACTTTATGCGGAAGAGTTTGCGCAATGGGAAAAAGCAGGTTGGTTAGATTTGCGTCCCGTTTACTCTAGAGCACCCGAACAAGAAGATCAAACCTATGTACAGCATCGCCTTTGGGCAGATAGAGATGCTTTTTGGGATGCTTGGCAAGAAGGCGCCAAAATCTATATCTGTGGAGATGGCGAAGGCATGGCCCCTGCGGTCCGTCAATGCCTCATGGATATTTACCAAGAAAAGACCCAAGCTACAGAAGCCCAAGCCCTAGATTGGTTGATGCAAATTGCAGGTAAGGACAAGCGCTATTTTACCGATATTTTTAGCTAA
- a CDS encoding OmpA family protein has translation MQRIGKKLLLTLGFGLLLGGGSLSAQSAALKKAQDFYHKKLYKEAVLQFETALGEGAKEEADLLAQLAESYALCNELDKALAYYKKRILIEQGKENYYLPYARLLKSKKQLDAAQTYLQRVPAKWAKEVKQELAAIEFIKKEDGAEPYFSVFSLDGVNSKSADFAPLMHHGLLLFSSSRSVAVKDEGVTTWTNDAFNQYYYLALDEKGEPTGQAQPLHKMPSKDINDAPMAYSPKEDWLAISSNNYMDGLRPIPEAGLMMDIYFYPIKKWNSWDHSQEQFFQHNSPLDNKTPYSTGQACFNQDGSALYFTSNRPGGYGGFDIYVSFRTKNGWGRPQNLGPAVNTAGHELHPFMDSKGRLFFASDGQAGYGGLDLFTVERYEDGVKWGNLTNLGPNVNTAYDELSLYYDAEKEFGFFSSNRPAGQGHEDLYRLKLERPLPAREPRRFKPGDKLILVDIYQPKEVRLDKIKNDTLDQLVQDLLRQKETVIQIYAHTDSKGSYRANLLLAEQRAKAAYEYLVSRGVDKKRIRYQGFGEKYLSNNCKDGVRCSDEEHRANRRLEFIVIGRISEAGQYLQEYMPAIAVAEMDNPQDRPRITSTSNSSGGRTVSSRRTPERKSHYAIGDYIKVANIYYEHDKTAVDKNSPGLKELLKVLQDHPHVKLEIGSHTDATGSKSYNQRLSQERATAVKNYLVGKGIPASRLVAKGYGESEILNHCKDGVRCSKAEHAVNRRTEFKVIGQSGFKYGDIIKVDNINYATNSAVLDKRDMRGLNEIVRILKANSISVEIRSHTDSRGSAAKNLDLSERRAKAVYDYLIEQGVSKFRLKYKGYGETLPLNKCKDGVPCSSKEHAVNRRTDFKVIGLK, from the coding sequence ATGCAGCGAATAGGAAAAAAGCTCTTATTAACCCTTGGTTTTGGGCTTTTGTTAGGAGGCGGAAGCCTTTCGGCCCAAAGTGCAGCTTTGAAAAAGGCCCAAGATTTTTACCATAAAAAACTTTATAAAGAGGCGGTCTTACAGTTTGAAACAGCCCTAGGCGAAGGGGCCAAAGAGGAGGCCGATTTATTGGCCCAATTGGCCGAGTCATACGCCCTTTGCAACGAGCTGGATAAGGCTTTGGCCTATTATAAAAAGAGAATCCTTATTGAGCAGGGCAAAGAGAATTATTATCTGCCCTATGCTCGTTTGCTCAAAAGCAAAAAACAACTAGATGCAGCCCAAACTTACCTCCAAAGAGTACCCGCCAAATGGGCCAAGGAAGTAAAACAAGAGTTGGCCGCTATTGAGTTTATCAAAAAAGAAGATGGAGCTGAACCCTATTTCTCCGTATTCAGCCTAGATGGGGTCAATAGCAAAAGCGCCGATTTTGCCCCCCTAATGCATCATGGCTTGTTGCTGTTTTCTTCTTCTCGATCGGTAGCCGTAAAAGATGAAGGAGTAACCACTTGGACCAATGATGCCTTTAACCAATATTATTATTTGGCTCTTGATGAAAAAGGCGAACCCACTGGCCAAGCTCAGCCCTTGCACAAAATGCCGAGCAAAGACATCAATGATGCGCCTATGGCCTATAGCCCCAAAGAAGATTGGTTGGCGATCAGCTCTAATAATTATATGGATGGCCTGCGGCCCATTCCAGAGGCTGGCCTGATGATGGATATTTATTTCTATCCCATAAAAAAATGGAATAGTTGGGACCACAGTCAAGAGCAGTTTTTTCAGCATAACTCGCCCTTAGATAATAAAACGCCTTATTCTACTGGGCAAGCTTGCTTTAACCAAGATGGTTCGGCCCTTTATTTTACTTCTAATCGCCCTGGGGGGTATGGTGGCTTTGATATCTATGTTTCTTTTCGGACCAAAAACGGTTGGGGCCGTCCCCAAAATCTTGGTCCAGCCGTAAACACAGCAGGCCATGAATTACACCCTTTTATGGATAGCAAAGGGCGTTTGTTTTTTGCTTCAGATGGGCAAGCTGGCTATGGTGGTTTGGACCTCTTTACGGTAGAGCGCTATGAAGATGGGGTGAAATGGGGGAATTTGACCAATTTGGGCCCCAATGTAAATACCGCTTATGATGAACTCTCGCTTTATTATGATGCGGAAAAAGAGTTTGGCTTTTTTAGCTCTAACCGTCCCGCTGGGCAAGGACATGAAGATCTTTATCGCTTAAAGTTAGAGCGGCCTTTGCCAGCTCGGGAACCTCGGCGATTTAAGCCTGGCGACAAACTTATTTTGGTCGATATTTATCAGCCAAAAGAGGTGCGTTTAGATAAAATCAAGAATGATACTTTGGACCAATTGGTCCAAGATCTTTTGCGCCAAAAAGAGACGGTCATTCAAATTTATGCGCATACTGATTCTAAGGGCAGCTATCGAGCTAACCTGCTTTTAGCAGAGCAGCGAGCAAAAGCGGCTTATGAGTATTTAGTGAGTCGGGGAGTGGACAAAAAGCGCATTCGCTACCAAGGATTTGGAGAAAAATATTTATCCAATAACTGCAAGGATGGCGTGCGCTGTTCAGATGAAGAACATCGGGCCAACAGACGTTTAGAATTTATTGTAATTGGGCGAATTTCGGAAGCTGGCCAATATTTGCAAGAGTATATGCCTGCAATTGCGGTGGCCGAAATGGATAATCCACAGGATCGGCCCAGAATTACAAGCACAAGCAATAGTTCGGGAGGCAGAACCGTAAGCAGTAGAAGAACGCCAGAGCGCAAATCGCATTATGCGATTGGAGATTATATTAAGGTGGCCAATATTTATTATGAGCATGATAAAACCGCAGTAGACAAAAACTCTCCAGGTTTGAAGGAATTACTTAAAGTATTGCAAGATCATCCGCACGTAAAGCTAGAAATTGGTTCGCATACAGATGCTACGGGCTCCAAAAGCTATAACCAACGATTGTCGCAGGAGCGGGCCACTGCTGTGAAAAACTATTTGGTAGGCAAGGGGATTCCGGCTAGTCGCTTAGTCGCCAAAGGTTATGGCGAATCAGAAATTTTGAACCATTGTAAAGATGGGGTTCGCTGTAGTAAGGCAGAGCATGCAGTAAATCGCCGTACAGAATTTAAGGTAATAGGGCAGTCTGGTTTTAAGTATGGAGATATTATTAAGGTAGATAATATTAACTATGCGACCAACAGTGCTGTTTTGGACAAAAGAGATATGCGTGGCCTCAATGAGATTGTGCGCATTCTCAAGGCGAACAGCATTTCTGTAGAGATTCGCTCACATACAGATTCTAGAGGTTCAGCGGCTAAGAACTTGGACCTTTCTGAGCGTAGAGCGAAGGCGGTCTATGACTACTTAATTGAGCAGGGCGTGAGCAAATTCCGCTTAAAATATAAGGGCTATGGAGAGACTCTACCGCTCAATAAATGTAAGGACGGGGTGCCTTGTAGCTCAAAAGAGCATGCGGTCAACCGTAGAACTGACTTTAAAGTCATTGGATTGAAATAG
- a CDS encoding 50S ribosomal protein L25, whose translation MKTIEFEGQLRSNLGKSSSRELRKEGRIPCVVYGNGENLHFTTTALEIRDLIYTNELRKASIKLGEKTVEAIIKEVQFHPVTDKILHIDFQAVVAGQTLKTEIPIRLVGNSKGQKVGGTLVQKMRKLKVLIQPESLCAYIAADVTPLDLGKSMRVRDIQIAEGIEIMTNGSIPVASIEIPRALRSAQSKAAAEAKK comes from the coding sequence ATGAAAACGATTGAATTTGAGGGCCAACTGAGAAGCAACCTAGGAAAAAGCAGCAGCAGAGAACTTCGCAAAGAAGGGCGCATTCCTTGTGTAGTTTACGGAAATGGCGAAAACCTCCACTTTACTACTACTGCTCTTGAGATCCGCGATCTTATCTACACCAACGAGCTTCGCAAGGCTAGCATCAAATTGGGAGAAAAGACCGTTGAAGCGATCATCAAAGAGGTGCAGTTCCACCCCGTAACAGACAAAATCCTCCACATTGACTTCCAAGCTGTAGTAGCTGGTCAAACTTTGAAAACTGAGATTCCTATCCGTCTTGTAGGTAACTCTAAAGGTCAAAAAGTAGGGGGTACATTGGTGCAAAAAATGCGCAAGCTAAAAGTATTGATCCAACCCGAAAGCCTTTGCGCTTACATCGCTGCTGATGTAACTCCTTTGGACTTGGGTAAATCAATGCGTGTACGCGACATCCAAATCGCTGAAGGTATCGAAATCATGACTAACGGTAGCATTCCTGTAGCATCTATCGAGATTCCTCGTGCCTTGCGTTCTGCTCAGTCTAAAGCTGCTGCTGAAGCTAAAAAATAA
- a CDS encoding 1-acyl-sn-glycerol-3-phosphate acyltransferase yields the protein MIKKIVSQLYLKLAGWKIHPSIPEEAQGNCVLIAAPHTTNWDYPLTMAAMAQLGVPIKYTIKDDYMRPPFGWFFKMMGGIGINRKPKKEGEERPSMVDVIANLFEGQERLCIIMEPEGTRSKVVKWKTGFYYVALKAKVPILLGWLDYAKKEGGIGKVIHPSGDIAKDMAEIMCFYKDILGKNPELFALDETYYQPDRCS from the coding sequence ATGATTAAGAAAATAGTTAGCCAGCTCTACCTAAAACTAGCGGGTTGGAAAATACACCCTAGTATTCCAGAAGAGGCCCAAGGTAACTGTGTCCTTATTGCGGCACCGCATACCACCAACTGGGATTATCCCCTCACCATGGCCGCTATGGCCCAGCTAGGCGTTCCCATTAAGTACACCATCAAAGATGATTATATGCGGCCACCTTTTGGCTGGTTTTTTAAGATGATGGGAGGGATCGGAATTAACCGCAAACCCAAGAAAGAAGGCGAAGAGCGCCCTTCTATGGTAGATGTTATTGCCAATTTGTTTGAGGGCCAAGAGCGGCTTTGCATTATCATGGAGCCAGAAGGTACCCGCTCCAAGGTGGTTAAATGGAAAACAGGCTTTTATTATGTGGCCCTAAAGGCAAAGGTGCCTATTTTACTCGGTTGGCTAGATTATGCCAAAAAAGAAGGAGGAATCGGCAAGGTTATTCACCCCTCTGGAGATATTGCCAAGGATATGGCCGAAATTATGTGCTTTTATAAGGACATACTGGGAAAAAATCCCGAACTTTTTGCCCTTGACGAAACATATTACCAGCCAGATCGCTGCTCATAA
- a CDS encoding M42 family metallopeptidase, with protein sequence MEKLNIPLLSTICKTAAPPGFEQRLRQFVESEVRPLVDDCFTDALGNLYAVRKGSGQGSKKKIMVAAHLDEIGFIVTHIEDGGFLRFHTLGGFDPKTLSSQRVIVHGKKDIVGVMGSKPIHLMSAAERGKSLGIKDYFIDTGMSKEELEKYVSVGDPISRERELIEMGDCVNSKSLDNRLAVFILLECLRELKDEQLDYDVYGVFTVQEEVGLRGARVAAHNINPDFGLGLDITIAFDVPGAQAHEKITALGAGTAIKIMDGSSICDYRMVQFMKEAADAAEIPWQPEILTGGGSDTGGLQLYGKSGAITGAISIPCRHVHQTVEMAHKEDIYQSIQLLKQCLLNIPKYDWSFR encoded by the coding sequence ATGGAGAAACTAAATATCCCTTTACTCAGTACAATTTGTAAAACGGCGGCGCCTCCTGGTTTTGAGCAGCGTTTGCGTCAGTTTGTAGAATCAGAAGTGCGTCCTTTGGTAGATGATTGTTTTACGGATGCTTTGGGCAATTTGTATGCAGTTCGCAAGGGAAGCGGCCAGGGCTCCAAGAAAAAAATCATGGTGGCGGCTCATTTAGATGAGATTGGATTTATCGTGACGCATATTGAAGATGGGGGCTTTTTGCGCTTTCATACTTTGGGCGGATTTGATCCCAAAACATTGAGCTCACAACGGGTGATTGTGCATGGCAAAAAGGATATTGTTGGCGTGATGGGCAGCAAGCCCATTCATTTGATGTCGGCCGCAGAAAGAGGCAAAAGTCTAGGCATTAAGGACTATTTTATTGATACGGGCATGAGCAAAGAAGAGCTCGAAAAGTACGTATCGGTAGGTGATCCCATTAGTCGAGAGCGAGAGCTGATTGAAATGGGCGATTGCGTGAACTCTAAGTCTTTGGACAATCGCTTGGCCGTTTTTATTCTGCTCGAATGCTTGCGAGAGCTCAAAGATGAGCAACTCGATTATGATGTCTATGGCGTTTTTACGGTACAAGAAGAGGTGGGCTTGCGTGGCGCTCGAGTTGCCGCTCATAATATTAACCCCGATTTCGGTTTGGGCCTAGATATTACCATTGCTTTTGATGTGCCTGGGGCCCAGGCACATGAGAAAATTACGGCTTTGGGCGCGGGGACTGCTATTAAAATTATGGATGGCTCTAGTATTTGCGATTATCGCATGGTGCAATTTATGAAAGAAGCAGCCGATGCAGCCGAAATCCCTTGGCAGCCCGAAATCTTGACCGGTGGCGGAAGCGATACTGGCGGTTTGCAACTATATGGAAAATCAGGTGCCATCACAGGGGCGATCTCTATTCCTTGTCGACATGTGCACCAAACCGTAGAAATGGCCCATAAAGAGGATATTTACCAAAGTATTCAGCTGCTCAAGCAGTGCTTGTTGAATATTCCAAAATACGATTGGTCTTTCCGTTAG
- the pth gene encoding aminoacyl-tRNA hydrolase, whose amino-acid sequence MKYLIVGLGNIGAEYSETRHNIGFKVADALAESLDAKFETKRYGDLAQGKYKGRSLLILKPSTYMNLSGKALMYWMKKEKLSLENVLVLVDDLNINFGTIRLRGKGGAGGHNGLKSIEEELGHNDYARLRIGIGNNYPKGRQVEFVLGKWSPEEIELLPKVIRHCQGACKSYSFLGLANSMNLSNKKLFAPPTSQAEVDKDDLPEV is encoded by the coding sequence ATGAAGTATCTTATTGTAGGCCTGGGCAATATTGGCGCAGAATATAGCGAGACCCGCCACAATATTGGCTTCAAAGTAGCCGATGCCCTAGCCGAAAGCCTAGACGCCAAATTTGAAACTAAACGCTATGGCGATCTGGCCCAAGGAAAATATAAAGGCCGCAGTTTGCTCATCCTCAAGCCTTCTACTTATATGAATTTAAGTGGAAAAGCATTGATGTACTGGATGAAAAAGGAAAAGCTCAGCCTAGAAAATGTCTTGGTCCTTGTCGATGATCTCAATATCAATTTTGGAACAATTCGCCTTAGAGGAAAAGGAGGTGCTGGGGGCCACAATGGCCTCAAAAGCATAGAGGAAGAGTTGGGCCATAATGATTATGCTCGCCTACGCATTGGTATTGGAAATAATTATCCCAAAGGCCGACAAGTAGAATTTGTTTTGGGCAAATGGAGCCCCGAAGAAATCGAACTACTCCCCAAAGTTATCCGACATTGCCAAGGCGCCTGCAAAAGCTATAGCTTTTTGGGCCTGGCCAATAGCATGAATCTCAGTAATAAAAAGCTCTTTGCCCCACCAACTAGCCAAGCAGAGGTAGACAAAGATGATTTGCCTGAAGTATAA